One genomic segment of Oreochromis aureus strain Israel breed Guangdong linkage group 9, ZZ_aureus, whole genome shotgun sequence includes these proteins:
- the ptgdsb.1 gene encoding prostaglandin D2 synthase b, tandem duplicate 1 — MKSPLLRMLAALVCVLAACADVMPVKDFSLEKVAGKWYMVGFATNAQWFVNHKATMKMGTAFLQPTDVGDLDLSYSNLNADGSCWRMTHLAKKTDTPGRFTFHSQNWNNDNDMRIVDVVYDEYAVVHTIKTKNGVSEVLNKLYSRTPDTSAVLQEKFTQFSLETGVLAENIVMLPKNGECPDA; from the exons ATGAAGAGCCCACTGCTGAGGATGCTGGCCGCCCTGGTGTGCGTGCTGGCTGCATGTGCAGATGTCATGCCCGTAAAAGACTTCAGCCTGGAGAAG GTGGCGGGCAAGTGGTACATGGTTGGCTTTGCTACAAATGCTCAGTGGTTTGTGAACCACAAAGCAACCATGAAAATGGGGACTGCTTTCTTACAACCTACTGATGTAGGAGATCTGGACCTCTCTTACTCCAACCTGAA TGCTGATGGCTCCTGCTGGAGAATGACTCACCTGGCTAAGAAAACAGACACTCCTGGACGCTTCACCTTCCACAGCCAAA ATTGGAACAATGACAACGACATGCGCATTGTTGACGTCGTTTACGATGAGTATGCTGTGGTCCACACCATCAAGACAAAGAATGGGGTGTCCGAGGTCCTCAACAAGCTTTACA GTCGCACTCCCGACACCAGCGCTGTCCTGCAGGAGAAGTTCACGCAGTTCTCTTTGGAGACTGGTGTCCTCGCTGAGAACATTGTTATGCTGCCCAAGAATG GTGAGTGTCCTGACGCCTGA